CGCCGTTGCCGATGCTGCCGTTGGTCATGAGCTCGGTCAGCACGGCGACATGGCCGGCCTGGATCAGGTAGAGCGCGTAGCGCACGACGAACCACCACGCGTAGCCGTAGCCGCCGAGGCCGACGATCATCCAGCCAACGCCGACAAACGGGTGGATCCTGGCGCCGAGCAACGCGGCGCCGCCGAAGGTCGCGCCGAACCACGCTACTGTGACCAGCGTGAAACCGACGAGGATCCCGAAACGGACGAGCGCATACGGCAGCGTCCGGGCGACGAGCGAGACAGCCGTGCCGAAGCCCGCCTGGGTCACCGCCAGCGGATACGAGTGACGAACCGGGGCGTCGGGGTGGCTGAAGGATGTCGGAGAGGCAGTCATCGGTCATCGTTCCTTTCTGTCGAGCCAACCGTGCGCGCGCATCCAGTCGAGGAGGCGGTCGGGCCATTCGGATGTCGGGCCGAGGCCCGCGCGCGTGCCGAACGCGTGCTGGCCCTTTTCGTAGAGGTGGAGTTCGGCCGGGACGCCTGCGCGCCGCAAGGCCTGGAAGAACAGCAGGCTGTTCTCGAGGGGCACGCTCGTGTCCTCCGCCGTGTGCACCATGAAGACCGGGGGCGTGTTCTTCGTCACTCGTGTCTCGACGGAGAGTCGCTCCAGGAGCGCCGGCGACGGCTGTGCCCCCAGGAGATTGCGCCGCGAACCTTCGTGGGCGTGCGGCGGCTTCATCGTGATGACGGGATAGAGGAGTGCGACGAAATCCGGGCGCGCGCTCGTGGAGTCGAGGGCTGCCCCGGTGCGACCCTCGGGCGCGTCGTAGAGCGTGGCCGCGCTGGCCGCCACGTGCCCGCCCGCAGACGCGCCGAACA
This sequence is a window from Vicinamibacterales bacterium. Protein-coding genes within it:
- a CDS encoding alpha/beta hydrolase, whose product is MSVAAAVVVGLVAVVVVHVGATPRQGAPSRRATATTARVIELWPEGVPGAKPGGGEERVEDGRVFNVQKPTLTVVPAPPDIATGTAVINCPGGGYARLAIANEADGVARRLTAAGVTVFILKYRLAEYGHPAPLQDVLRAVRYVRAHGAEFGVSPDRIGVFGASAGGHVAASAATLYDAPEGRTGAALDSTSARPDFVALLYPVITMKPPHAHEGSRRNLLGAQPSPALLERLSVETRVTKNTPPVFMVHTAEDTSVPLENSLLFFQALRRAGVPAELHLYEKGQHAFGTRAGLGPTSEWPDRLLDWMRAHGWLDRKER